A stretch of Miscanthus floridulus cultivar M001 chromosome 13, ASM1932011v1, whole genome shotgun sequence DNA encodes these proteins:
- the LOC136499567 gene encoding nucleolar protein 12-like: MKGVDKDEKEDEDKKKKKKKSVAFKASSSSRNKGKCKKQESSDDEDASDIDNESMALFVRKMGKFMKKGYDDDDSSDDNKKSPKKALVSIAINNKPSIFDTPLTCLMAKPTKIKYDVSHNNDCESDDCRSDEEEEEYTKEELMDMLEQVHTCFEMERNECKELRKRVKSLE; this comes from the exons ATGAAGGGGGTTGACAAAGATGAGAaggaggatgaagacaagaagaagaagaagaagaagagtgtagcattcaaggctagttcatcatctagGAACAAGGGAAAGTGCAagaaacaagaatcaagtgatgatgaagatgctagtgacattgataaTGAatccatggctctctttgtgcgcaagatgggcaaattcatgaagaagggctatg atgatgatgattctagtgatgataacaagaaatcTCCCAAGAAGGCACTagtaagcatcgccatcaacaacaagccttccatcttcgacactccattgacttgcctcatggcaaagcctaccaagataAAATATGATGTCAGCCATAACaatgattgtgaaagtgatgattgtaggagtgatgaggaggaggaggagtacacaaaggaggagctcatggacatgttggagcaagtccatacttgctttgagatggaGAGAaatgagtgcaaagaattgcgcaagaggGTCAAATCTCTTGagtaa